Genomic window (Arachis hypogaea cultivar Tifrunner chromosome 13, arahy.Tifrunner.gnm2.J5K5, whole genome shotgun sequence):
tacaaaaagttgtttgtcactagtacaaacccctaaaatttataaaccgaagtattggacctcgggtcgttctccctaggaattacaataaagtgtcttgttattggttatgagttattttggggttttggataagaagcatgaaaagtaaatggcaatgaaaataaactaacaactataaaaggctcttggtaaggtgtgagaactagaagtcctatcctagttatccttctcaattgtgatgagaattgttcattgctaccacttagttaacccttactaattaaaggaaagtcaagtggatgaattgacttgagccacaagtcctagccaactcccaaggaaagattagctttagtgcactccaaaccaattagcaatctctccaattatcgatcaacaaaggaattagataactcaagtgtcactaattactctacctaggccaagaggaacaaaatctacactaaaactaaaagatgcatttcaacaaacacatagagtgcaatagaagtaaacattattaattgcaagaattaaaggaatctacaactacaaaggcaagagatcaacaatagagaagcaaagaagaacaattattatgaattacctcttattaaattggaagaaagtagaaggaacaatactagatctacaacaaaatataagaacaacataaaggaaattacaataaaagaatagaagaagatgaatgtagcaacaaagaattgagagatagaaggagatgaaagcatgaattaaaacctagatctaagattattgaactaaacctaatcctaattctagagagaagtgagagcttctctctctagaaactaactctcactactaaaataagctaattggtaactaacatatgtttccctcttcactccttgggttaaatagcatcagaaatgagttggattgggcccacaaggctttagaattcgttggccacgttttgctttaagtgaactaggtggcagcaacggcgtgtgcgcgtactttgcgcgtgcgcgccaccatacgtgtagcaactatggcaaatcttatatcgcttcgaagccccggatgttagctttccaacccaactggaaccgcatcatttggacctctgtagctcaagttatggccaattaagtgcgaagaggtcggcttgacagctttccggttcttccatttcttcatgagttctccaacttttcatgctttctttcttcattcccttgatccaatctttgcctcctaaaccttaaatcacttaacaaacatatcaaggcatctaatagaatcaaggtgaattaaatttagctattttgagtcctaaaaagcatgttttcacattcaagcacaattaaaggagaatatacaaaaccatgctatttcttgaataaatatgggtaaacggtgataaaatccccaaaaatcaatacaagataaaccctacaaatggagtTTGTCAGCCACCAAACTAGGCCATGGACCAGAGAGTTGGGCATGCCTCAAGCCCATTCTAAGCCTAAGGCCCAATCTcatgtcactacaagaaaacacgtctattgccacgcttttaaagtgtggcgaaaagctgaaaaaagcgtggcgatagcttttcgccacgctttttaagctaccgccacgcttttgaaagggtgacctatcaaagggtggcggttgctctatcgccacgctttttgcagcctattgccacgctttttgtttgccacgcttttttacaAACAGCCACTTGTAAAAACGTGGCTGTAGGTGGaaaatacggccacgcttttaaagcgtggcgatagggagagatatggccacgcttttgaagcgtggcgatagggagagatacggccacgctttaaaagcgtggcgaaaggcttgttaaattaaaaaaaaaaaatctttttcttacttgATCTTAATTACTacacaatataaattttcaatccttttttattaccaaacctataaATATAGTATGCATTTTTTGTTGCAAGACAATTTTTATTAGTGACATAATTTttgctttaattattttatacattaataaactaatattcaaatacaaaataaatttcgagttcaaattccaaaactaaaaacggtagaaaaatacagaaacaatACAACTTAAACACTAAGTCCTTTGTTGTTCTTTCTTCCTCTAGCCCTCTCAAACTTCCTTCCCTTAGATCGTACATAAGGCTTGGTATGGCTGTGAGGAACACTAGGACCAGGATCAAAATGTTTCACAGCTTCCCTGAAATAGCAAAATCAACAAGGGAACTAAAAACATGtttaagttacaaaagataaagtAAGACAATAGACAAGAAGAAGCAAGAGTGTAATACTCCAGAATCCCCAATTTTCGGCTGAATTAGGACATAGCAAAGCCGAACTTACAATCTGACTGGGCAGAACAAGTCCTTTTCCATCAACACATCATTTCTGATTATAGTAATCCATTGACTCCTCAGCAATTGGAAAGAACTGCAGCACATTTAACttaccaaatataaataaaactgaGCAGCATAAAAAGAAAGATGGAGTAAATGTAAAGCAGGTTcattaaatttagaagaaaacGATTAGATACTACTCACCTTCAAGAATAATAGAAGACTAGAAATCATCAACCTTGTTTGTTCCAGCCTTACAGTGGACAACCACAACATTCTCAATATCTAACTTCAACCACGAGTATGCACTATGACAGAAAGAGATAACCAGTTGAAGTGGTgggaaattatgatcatcaaatAGAAAGCTAGCCACCTGAAGAGGGAATTTGATATTGCAGATGAAAGCAGCAGTTGGTTTGTAAAACAAATCTAAGTGCTGAAAAAACCTAAAACCCAAGTGAAACAGAAAGCTGACACATGTAGTCTAGGTGTTGGAAATTAATCAAGACATCTGCATGAACACTCTATTTCCTCAGAACATTTATGATCACATTAAAAGAAATAATGTTGTTAAGTAGAGTAATATTATATGGTCTAGTAATCAATAATTATTCCACGATTTCCCAGGCTGAGAAACCACGTTAACAATATGGGCTATGATATGTAAcacctaaaaaaataataattaaaattctaaCAACATGCATGGATTGGCTTCTCTAAAATGATACTCACACCTTCAATCTAAAGGTGCTTCAAAGGGATAAGTAACAGTTTGCCCAACAGTTCCAGGTGCAGCACCACATGCCAGGCGAGTTGTCACACTCAACTCAGAATCTTGCACTAGACCAAATGGATTGGATTTAACTAACCAATCTTTCAAAGACTCATAAACAGCAAAGTTTAGACCTACAATGGAACCTGGAAAAcagaaaaaacaattaaaaataagaaagcaTTAATTCTAATAACAGCACTACAGCCACTACAGCAGGAGAGGAGGGGGTGGAGAACTTTAGGGAGTTAATTATATCAGTTGCATGAATTGCCCAAGCACAATATTAAGATTTGTCATATTTGCCATTATGATCATGACTGTAATCATCAACTTTGTAAAGaagtaatcatcaacaaaaagCATACTATAAATATTAAGAGCAGTAGAGCACAAAGAACACGAAGAAAACCAATGTTATATCTTCTCTCTATGTGATTTGCAAACCAAGCAATTGGTAAACAGAAAAATGAAGGTAAAGATGTACCTGTACAGTTATCCTGCCTCGAACCATATCCATTGGATAAGTTGCGGACATGGCAATTATTCCAGCACATGCTCCAGCTCCAAGATGTAAAACAGGAGTCAGCTGAGATCCTCTGCCAAAATCCTAAGAAAAATAGTTAGACAAACAGGGTTTTATAACTGAACCCACCCCCAgcccctttcctttctttgatTGAGAAAAGTGCTACTTATTAATTTTTATcgttaagtttttataggtacATCTGTAAAAATATCAGTTAATGAGAAAGCAGTAACTGGAGACCAAAACCTGCAATCCCTCTTGCCCAACACCAAAAAACCAGATGGGGAAAGAAAACAATAAATACAGACATACCATTTCCAGTTTTTTGCTGATACAGCTGCAGTATAGATCTGAGAGAAAACAATAGTCAGTGAAACAGGACAGGGACACTTAAAAATATGTCAGATGCAATGAACAAAAAACTGAAACTTGTTAAATGAAACTGCTCCCTATATTCTGTAGTTCAAATCAGCACCGAGAGCGGCATCAGTAATTCCAGCAACAGTGACCATGGTTACagcaaaatagagaatttaaactCAATGGAATCGAAAACAGAAATGAATTCGATGGAATTGGAGACAAAGACAGCTTACGATAAAAGAACGAAACAGCAGCAATAGGAGAGGCAGCCCCCTTCTCTCCAGTCCGTGATTCCGGCGACCAGAGGCACGGCGGTTGTTCCCCAGTGACAATCGACGGCGGCGGCTGAAGCTTCTTCGACGGTGACTAAAACCAACACGCAGGGACAATAAGGTTTTTGGAATCTTAAACGAAGGTAAACCAAACTCAAAAACCCTTACCGATGGTGAATCTCAGTGGCGGCAGCGGAGCTTCTCAGCGGCAGAGGCGCGGCGGTGGCTGAGCACGGGTCTCCCCTTTCTCTCCTTGGCtcccgagctctctctctctctctctctctttcactcTTCATGAACGGCAACGGCGGGGGCTGGAGGTGACAGCGCGAACGGCGGCAACGGGACTGGAAGCTTCTGCGACGCAACGGCGGCGAGCCCAGTGACGGTGTCATCCCTTCCTTTTCTCCCCGTCGCTCCCCTTCTCCTCCTCTTGTGCGTGACGACGACACGGCTGCGATGGCAAGGACGACACTGAGCGCGGCGCGGTAGCGAGCGGGGCACGATCCTGAGCAGCGCGGCGACGGCTCCTCTCCGGCGCTCTCTTCCTCCCTGATTTTCCCCTTCCCCGTTTCCCTTTTTCTTGCcttcgtttctttctttctttctgtctttctctttttttctgaaGGATGGAACTGAGTTTGGGTTAGGGAGTGGGGGTGGTTAGGTTAGATGAGTGGCGGTGGTTAGGTTAGATTAGGAGGGGGTTAtagtttaatttgattaaaattagggttttatttgaGAATTTAGAGTTAAGATAAAAtttatataagtaatataataattctataaaattaagagtaataagataattgaaaatttgttttaatccaacactaatatttattaaaaataatatttaattattaatttacatattattctcaaataaataattctaattcGATAACtatagataatataattaatttctttattcatgaaaattaaagtattaatttctaaaatcacaattatttaaatcaaatcatataaattcttattattttacgatttctaaactttataatttaaatatgtaaattacccaatagttgtaaaattagataaaatttttaatttaattatcaaaaattaatttaattagctttaataaaataatttctgaaattaaaatctttaatacataaataaattgaaattagttcacaaaaaaattttatgaaagagctctacggccacgcttttgaagcgtggcagaaaagaaccttttggccacgcttttaaagcgtgccaaaagagtactaggatatggccacgctttgtaagcgtggccgtaatgaaaccctatcgccacgctttcaaaacgtccttgtttctctctatggccacgcttttgaagcgtggcaaaaaaaaagagtggccGTTTCtataatcaattgccacccttacaaaagcgtggccgttgatacttttcgccacgcttttgaagcgtggcaataaaaaaagtggccaaatctctaatctatcgccaccctcataaaagcgtggccattgaccacttttggccacgcttttgaagcgtggcaagaaaaaagcgtggccataggccttttttcttgtagtgtgtacgcgtgcgcgcactgtacgcTCACGCGTAGTTCTCCATTCCCCTCAATGCCCGCGGACGCGTACTTCCCGCGTGCGCGCAGGTCTAGTAGCGCAACCTTcaggccattctccagagagttaggcctgggttgggccaactctaagcccctagcccaactccatgcacgcgtgcgcgcacggtacgcgcacgcgcccttccCTATTTCGCTCACCCTCGCCTAagcgcgttgtacgcgcacgcgtaagAGCCCATTTTTCTCAATGGGCGcagacgcgcaaggtgcgcgcacgcgccaattCAAAAATCGGGATAACCCTACCTCGCGAAGCCcactgcgcagtcgcgcaacCCATCCCTCTCAACCTCCATCTTCTTCCCGTCGCCCCATCTACCATCGCAGCAGCAGCACCGCCTCCGCCGCCGCGCCACCTTCACCGCCGGCGACTCGCCCTCACTCACCCTCAACCCCTCTTCCCTTCTCACCACTACccgttctctctctctccctctcaccCCTCTCAACCGCGCCGTGACCAAGCCCTCCGCCGCCGCCCCGTCTTCACTGCCGGCGGCGCGCTTCCCCCTCGGCCCCCCCTCCACATCCTCCTTTCCTTCTCCCCTCTCACCATCACCCCTCCCCTCAGTTTCTCATCCCTTCAGCCGAACCACCGCGCAACCCCCTCTGCCAACTTCGCCGCCCCTCTGCCATCACCGCCACCGTTGACGGCGGCGCAATTTCTGCTTCTGTGGCCCCTGCTCCCGAATTCCCTTTCCATTCTTAGTTCCCTCctgctcccaggttcctgctccatttctgtttattcttttctattcttttcctttttgtttgttCATTTATGTTAACTCCTagaattgcatgttagttagcaTTGGAATGTTGtatgttaggattagttagaaatacttgcggttaggtagctaggactggatagaggattctaggcctgataagtgctccgtatgtGCTTACTTGCTGTTTGTCTGTTTGTATGTTGTATGCTGGTTTTGGACTGCTTTTTATGCACTTCTTGTTGCCTGAATGCTGTACCACTGCTGCTGTGCTTAATTGATGCTGCTTTCTTACTGTTTGTGCTATTCTGCtacccgggaacgtccaattttaagccggaatgctgcccgattttcaagaaaatttgtttcacttcgattttttttattttctgttttgggcAAATTTTCGTTTCCtttttgacttcccggatttgcCCAATCACCGTGCACATGAACCGCAATTTCTCGTTCAATTGAGCCTATatatcatcatatcactaatccacttttctaacCCACTAATTTCTTTCACCATTTTACTTACACTCACTTTTAACcctctttaacaattctttcatgACTATGATGATATTAGTGCCTTTTGCATATGAGGTGTTACCTTTAATGAGGATTACGGTTTTGGTTCAGTCACTTATGCTTACTTGTTCATTTTTACATATTCAGTGCAACATCATGATTGCTCTTTGATAATGATATCCTGAACATGtcttctttgttacatgctaaatgttttatatattctatcattttttttcaggatgtcggataaaggcaaGGCCATAGCCACCGCCTCCAagaagagaaaacactctaccccctcCATTCCTTCCATCTACAAGAACTATGCTAGGAATCCTTTGCAGGACGAGGATAAAGAGAATCAGCAGCTGCCTTCTACCAATCCTGACAGATTCCCcaacctctactgtgagcttcggttctctagatatcgaaccacgaagctaaatattgagaagaagttgctcttacctaatgatgtgagacggCGCATTAACGGTCGGATCCTCGAGTTAGGTATTGATTTTGTTGACCGGGACTTGGGTGACATCAATatatcttgggtgaaggaattttactgcaacttcttccgtccgaccttggattcagttcaggtgaggggtagagagattctGCTCACCGAGGCCGCCATTGGGGAGGCACTTCATTGCCGACACATTCCACATGACCAGTGTGCCCATCATCAGGCTGAGATAGCCATCCAtaccatgacttttgattatgaggcgcttcgGCGCGTGATTGGGATACCGGAGGCTTCTTGGGTTATGGATGCGGGCAACACCAAGCCAAAGGGGATGTTGTTCAATCATTTGACtagggaggccaagacttggcagatgatcttcgcccactacgtcctgcctaccacccacttttctgaggtccccatggagatgcttctgctgatcgggtgtgttatggaagggaaggatgtctccttccctagacttatccgacagtgcatgtggcgggcgcatattcgtggcctacttccgtttcctacattggtcacgagtatggcagcCCTGGCTGATGTCCCATGGTCggatgatgatgtgcgaccaccaccCGCTGATGCtgatgacagggaggttactatccCCTGGGGTGTTTGGGTGCACGAGCGGCCACCTGCTAGCCGCCGCTCTCGGGCTCGGGCTGCCATAGGGACACCTTCACCACCAGCCCCTGCAGCTGGCCCATCATCTTCTACAGCCgcagctcctccaccatctacagaccctccagcagcacctgagcctacaTATCTCCTGGTCCAGCGTCTCTTCCGGTTCTTAGAGCGCGAGCGACACCATGTCAGACGCCGtttggatcggatggaccaggccCTTATCTCTCTGGGCGCCgagctacctccgcttcccgattctccggcctccgatgagcaggatcatccgGAGGAGAACGCGGAGGCACCGgttcagcaggatgcccctgacacTACGGAGCCAGCACACATGGAGGCACCACCTCAGCCACAGGAGACTCAGCCAGTCCCACAGCCACAGtcagagccagagcctatcgttgtacctcctactgatcctccggtttagcatcgaggacgatgcttaatcttaagtgtggggagggcaccggtagcattatttgggaaccggtgaactctttttcggcctagttatctcattttgcacatctttgtatatattttgatgcatttctagttgctttggatacttttattgcttattttggattttagatattttgatgcttttggatatttttcgatATTTTGGATGATAGACTCCATATCTTAGTTGgattttagttggatttttctttatacatttttgcatatctccttttgtatattctccttttagtttgtggttgtgattagaaatcatgttttaaGTGAAACTTAGTCACCCCTTTTTGCacaagaaattggttttgagtgaaaaaaaaaagaaaggggtaaactaagaaaattttttgaatttttcaatcacaacaatgcttagtcaaacattgaggTTTTTTAAgaaagtttaaatatagggcattaacccaattgattgaaagaaaatttttgaaacttgcttgaaattcATACCttttgaagcatgtattgaattgagaacacaagcttgtgagacttgagcctattgatgtggttacattttataaccacttattttccattcttgtgtgaaattgttctctttccatgattgtgatccttaattcgcttgattctatatatccgtttatttcttgtgtttgtgcatttatatgattgaggccattatttcatttgccacttaaccaaatagccaaccttttactctccattgttagccaactttgagcctatgcttaaccaactcatccttattttagctcattacaagcccaaggcggaaaaccaatgaaaagtccttgtttggatccttgattggcttaggttagtgagagtgtgtattattcaagttggtgaggcttgggaacattggatgggataaaaaggggcaatacacttttatgtttaggaattgggcacatattcatgtattaatcaaatgtagagaccttatgcattgatgttcttgtatttagcttgaaagaagaaaaaaaaaaagaaaaaaaaaatatatatatatataaagaaaaaaaataataatgatgaaaagaaaaataaaatgaaaaaaaaaagagaaaaaaataaaaggggacaaaatgccccaaagtgaagtcaataaaaaggaatcaatgcataagtgttgtgaaatgaaaagaaaatgcatgagtatgtaagaaaaagtgaagaatgggtagttagaatagctcgcatttgtataggtcattaaatAGGTTAGGTGGGAGAGTCTATgccaatcaaagattcaaatcctagcccacttgaccataaatgctcctaccttgaccctaaccccattacaacctaaatgaaagacctcatgatgaatgtatgcacgcattgaataagtgttgattgttagaagaaaatcaaattttggaaaacatgattagaagagaattgagtggattaacccttaaacacttgagtgaatagagcggatacacatccggtgagggttcaagaGTTCAATTACATGCATTCacctatattatctatattcttgcaagtttgaactccttttaacaattcaatacaattgtggtttggacttggtC
Coding sequences:
- the LOC112733066 gene encoding uncharacterized protein — translated: MTPSLGSPPLRRRSFQSRCRRSRCHLQPPPLPFMKSERERERERAREPRRERGDPCSATAAPLPLRSSAAATEIHHRHRRRSFSRRRRLSLGNNRRASGRRNHGLERRGLPLLLLLFRSFIIYTAAVSAKNWKWILAEDLS